In one window of Frigoriglobus tundricola DNA:
- a CDS encoding C45 family autoproteolytic acyltransferase/hydolase gives MRRLLLFVLVGSPVGSLFYFAPAAVRETAATPEPAAVPAERQSGPPDVVRYEAAYRYTQAGWVVVHVEGEPYVRGYQQGRLLAKEIAAQIRMFATERSVKAPADGWRAARTIANALLLRKIDREYLEEMKGIAEGAADAGAVYEDREIDLVDVLVLNTWMELETLEAALAAAPTGLEGKTFPRPGLPRAPAPKPKQKDHCSAFIATGPATADGRIVFGHITMAGLTSGPFVNVWLDVQPKTGRRFVMQAFPGAVWSSQDYYINDAGIVLCETTINQTPLEPTGLSLVSRARKAIQYGESIDAVVKILSERNNGLYANEWLIGDLKTNEIAMYELGTRASKLWRSSKDQWFGDTRGFYWGCNNAKDLAVRVEALPADGDEKPDAAEWEADERDKAWLAFYKDHAGKIDAAAAKKALTSAPLAADSSLDAKFATADMAKKLASHAMYGPPHGKTWKPTDEERRAHPEIVPLEPHPWTVLTIDAPARK, from the coding sequence ATGCGCCGGTTGCTTCTGTTCGTCCTTGTCGGCTCGCCGGTCGGTTCCTTGTTTTACTTCGCCCCGGCCGCGGTCCGCGAAACGGCCGCGACGCCCGAACCGGCCGCGGTACCCGCCGAACGCCAGTCCGGTCCGCCCGACGTGGTCCGGTACGAGGCCGCGTACCGCTACACGCAGGCCGGCTGGGTCGTGGTTCACGTCGAGGGCGAGCCCTACGTCCGCGGGTACCAGCAGGGGCGGTTACTGGCGAAGGAGATCGCGGCGCAGATCCGGATGTTCGCGACCGAGCGGAGCGTGAAGGCGCCCGCCGACGGGTGGCGCGCGGCCCGGACCATTGCGAACGCGCTCCTGCTCCGCAAGATCGACCGCGAGTACCTCGAAGAAATGAAGGGCATCGCCGAGGGCGCGGCCGACGCCGGCGCGGTCTACGAGGACCGCGAGATCGACCTCGTGGACGTCCTGGTTCTCAACACCTGGATGGAACTGGAGACCCTCGAGGCGGCCCTCGCAGCGGCGCCGACCGGCCTTGAGGGGAAGACGTTTCCCCGGCCGGGGCTCCCGCGGGCGCCGGCCCCGAAGCCCAAACAGAAGGACCACTGCTCGGCGTTCATCGCGACCGGCCCGGCGACCGCCGACGGCCGGATCGTGTTCGGACACATCACGATGGCCGGGCTGACCAGCGGGCCGTTCGTGAACGTGTGGCTGGACGTGCAACCGAAGACCGGGCGCCGCTTCGTGATGCAGGCGTTCCCCGGCGCGGTGTGGTCGAGCCAGGACTACTACATCAACGACGCCGGCATCGTGCTGTGCGAGACCACCATCAACCAGACCCCGCTCGAACCGACCGGGCTCTCGCTCGTGAGCCGCGCCCGCAAGGCCATCCAGTACGGCGAGAGCATCGACGCCGTGGTGAAAATCCTCTCCGAGAGGAACAACGGGCTGTACGCGAACGAGTGGCTGATCGGCGATCTAAAGACGAACGAGATCGCGATGTACGAACTGGGCACGCGGGCCTCGAAGCTCTGGCGCAGTTCAAAGGACCAGTGGTTCGGTGACACGAGGGGCTTCTACTGGGGCTGCAACAACGCCAAGGACCTGGCGGTGCGGGTGGAGGCGCTGCCCGCGGACGGCGACGAGAAACCGGACGCCGCCGAGTGGGAGGCCGACGAGCGGGATAAAGCGTGGCTGGCGTTCTACAAGGACCACGCGGGGAAGATCGACGCGGCGGCGGCGAAAAAGGCGCTCACGAGCGCGCCGCTCGCGGCGGACTCGTCACTGGACGCGAAGTTCGCGACGGCGGACATGGCGAAGAAGCTGGCGTCGCACGCAATGTACGGTCCGCCGCACGGCAAAACGTGGAAGCCGACCGACGAGGAGCGCCGGGCGCACCCGGAAATCGTCCCGCTCGAACCGCACCCGTGGACGGTGCTCACGATCGACGCGCCCGCTCGGAAGTGA
- a CDS encoding ATP-binding protein, with translation MRDHRRSRSCCLLIIDELGYLSFSRCGAELLFQVFADRYERRSVLVTSNLAFSEWGTVFQGDRMTAALLYRLTHRCEIFEMNGESYRFRESMTAKKQ, from the coding sequence GTGCGCGATCACCGGCGTTCTCGCTCGTGTTGCCTGCTGATCATCGACGAGCTGGGCTACCTGTCGTTCAGTCGGTGTGGTGCCGAGTTGCTGTTCCAGGTATTCGCCGACCGGTACGAGCGGCGGAGCGTGTTGGTCACGAGCAATCTGGCATTCAGCGAGTGGGGCACCGTGTTCCAGGGGGACCGGATGACGGCCGCGTTGCTATACCGGCTCACCCATCGGTGCGAGATCTTCGAGATGAACGGCGAGAGCTACCGGTTCCGCGAATCCATGACCGCCAAGAAACAGTAA
- a CDS encoding isochorismatase family protein, whose protein sequence is MRPLAALAVFACAGFALPGGADEPKSLAVPARGYKEVQVSVPVTDAATGTTTLGVTKQLVPTNLTVAIDPAKTAVVVCDMWDDHWCKSASQRCAELAKRAEPVLRACRGRGMTIVHCPSDTMAFYKDHPARERTVRVKKADPPKAKDLPDPPLPVDDTDGGCDDEKPVKFFKAWTRQHAAITVDPDKGYVTDSGAEVYSILKAKGLDTLLVMGVHTNMCVLNRSFAIKQMVKWDVRTFLVRDLTDAMYNPKMRPFVAHDKGTQLVIEHIEKHWAKTITSTDLCEAMAGKK, encoded by the coding sequence ATGCGCCCGCTCGCCGCACTGGCCGTATTTGCGTGTGCCGGTTTCGCTCTGCCCGGCGGAGCGGACGAGCCGAAATCGCTCGCGGTCCCGGCCCGCGGGTACAAAGAGGTCCAGGTTTCGGTTCCCGTGACCGACGCCGCGACGGGCACGACCACACTCGGCGTGACGAAGCAGCTCGTGCCCACCAACCTGACGGTCGCCATCGACCCGGCCAAGACCGCCGTCGTGGTCTGTGACATGTGGGACGACCACTGGTGCAAAAGCGCGTCCCAGCGGTGCGCCGAACTCGCCAAACGGGCCGAACCGGTGCTCCGGGCGTGTCGGGGCCGGGGCATGACGATCGTCCACTGCCCGTCGGACACGATGGCGTTCTACAAGGACCACCCGGCGCGCGAGCGGACCGTGCGGGTGAAGAAGGCGGACCCGCCGAAGGCGAAAGACCTGCCCGATCCGCCGCTGCCCGTGGACGACACCGACGGCGGGTGCGACGACGAGAAGCCGGTCAAGTTCTTCAAGGCGTGGACCCGCCAGCACGCCGCCATCACCGTCGACCCCGACAAGGGCTACGTGACCGACAGCGGCGCAGAGGTGTACAGCATTTTGAAGGCGAAGGGGCTCGACACGCTGCTCGTGATGGGCGTCCACACCAACATGTGCGTGCTGAACCGGTCGTTCGCGATCAAGCAGATGGTGAAGTGGGACGTGCGGACGTTCCTGGTCCGCGACCTGACCGACGCCATGTACAACCCGAAGATGAGGCCCTTCGTCGCGCACGACAAGGGCACCCAACTCGTCATCGAGCACATCGAGAAGCACTGGGCAAAAACGATTACCAGCACCGACCTATGCGAGGCGATGGCTGGCAAGAAGTGA
- a CDS encoding 3-keto-disaccharide hydrolase → MQFAYLYRTPAVFVVAVTAVIALSSPASRVGADDKKDEGWIALFNGKDLTGWKIPNPPTGEFKDVKEVKNDAGKVTAFVGVLKKDGKEVTLWQVKDGTIVGGGPASHIFTETVADNFHYRVEAKINDKGNSGQYFRTRFEGGFPAGYEAQINATHGDWRRTGSLYPDGRTKLTKSEKEICVKVAPHKPDEYFVQEVVADGPHIQIFVNGKKTVDFTDPDNTYKQGHFALQGHDPGSVMTFKKVEYKPLQK, encoded by the coding sequence ATGCAATTTGCGTACCTTTACCGGACGCCCGCGGTCTTCGTAGTCGCTGTAACTGCCGTCATCGCCCTATCCAGCCCAGCCTCGCGCGTTGGGGCTGACGACAAGAAGGACGAGGGCTGGATCGCCCTGTTCAACGGGAAGGACCTGACCGGCTGGAAGATCCCCAACCCGCCCACCGGCGAGTTCAAGGACGTGAAAGAGGTCAAGAACGACGCCGGCAAGGTGACCGCGTTCGTAGGCGTGTTGAAGAAAGACGGTAAGGAGGTCACCCTCTGGCAGGTGAAGGACGGCACGATCGTCGGCGGCGGACCGGCCAGCCACATCTTCACCGAGACCGTGGCCGACAATTTCCACTACCGCGTGGAGGCCAAGATCAACGACAAGGGGAACAGCGGGCAGTACTTCCGTACCAGGTTCGAGGGCGGGTTCCCGGCCGGGTACGAGGCCCAGATTAACGCCACCCACGGGGACTGGCGCCGCACCGGCAGCCTGTACCCGGACGGTCGCACGAAACTAACGAAATCCGAGAAGGAGATCTGCGTGAAGGTGGCCCCGCACAAGCCCGACGAGTACTTCGTTCAGGAAGTGGTCGCCGACGGCCCGCACATCCAGATCTTCGTGAACGGCAAGAAGACGGTGGACTTCACCGACCCGGACAACACCTACAAGCAGGGGCACTTCGCGCTCCAGGGGCACGACCCCGGGAGCGTCATGACGTTCAAGAAGGTCGAGTACAAACCGCTTCAGAAGTAG
- a CDS encoding TIGR02996 domain-containing protein: MSEEDALLRAICEHPDDDTPRLVFADWLSEQGGPLNAAWANAIRAQVWLARGATGAATSQRSKLFESSYGREKLYERLGLPQWVSQWARGFPTFASAHFHQLRDAWQRLAFRIPIRRLCLYGVSEADAAEFVAWPALTVLNELHISTVWERTAPPDVIPLLANCPALSGLKSLFLQDALFNEVTVTALMDSPHLVRLEGLVLRLFNVPTPPRLSRATQSRLFARFGPDVFVGGIPF; encoded by the coding sequence ATGAGCGAAGAAGACGCCCTGCTCCGCGCGATCTGCGAGCACCCGGACGACGACACGCCGCGCCTCGTGTTCGCCGACTGGCTCTCCGAGCAAGGTGGCCCGCTGAACGCCGCCTGGGCCAATGCCATTCGTGCTCAAGTGTGGCTGGCCCGCGGTGCGACCGGTGCGGCGACCTCGCAACGGTCGAAGCTGTTCGAGTCGAGTTACGGACGTGAGAAACTGTACGAGCGCCTCGGCCTGCCGCAGTGGGTGAGCCAGTGGGCGCGGGGGTTCCCGACATTCGCATCAGCCCACTTCCACCAACTGCGTGACGCGTGGCAGCGACTGGCGTTCCGCATCCCCATCCGCAGGCTCTGCCTTTACGGGGTGAGCGAAGCGGACGCGGCCGAGTTCGTGGCGTGGCCGGCGCTGACCGTGCTGAACGAATTGCATATCAGCACAGTGTGGGAGCGGACGGCACCGCCCGACGTGATCCCCCTACTAGCGAACTGTCCGGCGTTAAGCGGACTGAAGTCGCTCTTTTTGCAGGACGCACTCTTCAACGAAGTTACGGTGACAGCCCTTATGGATTCTCCGCACCTCGTGAGGTTAGAGGGACTCGTTCTCCGGCTCTTTAACGTACCGACACCCCCGCGCCTCTCGCGGGCCACTCAATCTCGACTCTTCGCTCGGTTCGGCCCGGACGTGTTCGTTGGCGGCATCCCCTTCTGA
- the metG gene encoding methionine--tRNA ligase encodes MTDKPRWFQTTAIDYPNSRPHIGTAFEKLGADVQARYRRMEGYDVFFLMGNDENTVKVSKRAGDLGLDTQAYCDDMARQFREVWDALDISYDTFVQTSSERHKQCCRKFIQKVYDNGHIYKDQYQGWYCEGCEEFKSDKVHGENAGNCPVHKRPLIRRSEPCYLFRLTAFQDRLLAYYKENPDFIQPDSRRNEMISLIETEGLRDINISRTGEDWGIRIPFDPEFTIYVWFDALLTYITGIGYGDDEATFRKYWPCDTHFIGKDITRFHCALWPAMLWAAGEDAPKKVFSHGFVNNNGEKMGKTLGNIVDPVEIIGKSNADAYRYYFMRECPFPADGDYSGQRFEEVYNSELANNLGNLFSREMTITFKNYAGVFEGTAGKTPEPVVPGLDLALFVGEVREHVEACRYNLALQKIVQDFLTPTNQYLEANAPWKLVKTDKDAAKRVLFNAVQSLRIASILLKPFIPKSAETIYTSFNFPVPWADVKYTDAAALKAQPEDLRITAELVDGKPSPLFPRIG; translated from the coding sequence GTGACGGACAAGCCCCGCTGGTTTCAGACGACCGCCATCGACTACCCGAACAGCCGGCCGCACATCGGCACGGCGTTCGAGAAGCTCGGCGCGGATGTGCAGGCCCGCTACCGCCGCATGGAGGGGTACGACGTCTTCTTCCTGATGGGCAACGACGAGAACACCGTGAAGGTGTCCAAACGCGCCGGCGATCTCGGCCTCGACACGCAAGCCTATTGCGACGACATGGCCCGCCAGTTCCGCGAGGTCTGGGACGCGCTGGACATCAGCTACGACACCTTCGTCCAAACGAGCAGCGAGCGGCACAAGCAGTGCTGCCGCAAGTTCATTCAGAAGGTGTACGACAACGGCCACATTTACAAGGACCAATACCAGGGCTGGTACTGTGAGGGCTGCGAGGAGTTCAAGAGCGATAAAGTTCACGGCGAGAACGCCGGGAACTGCCCGGTCCACAAGCGCCCGCTCATCCGCCGGTCCGAACCGTGTTACCTCTTCCGGCTCACCGCGTTTCAGGACCGGTTGTTGGCCTACTACAAGGAGAACCCGGACTTCATCCAGCCGGACAGCCGGCGCAACGAGATGATCTCCCTGATCGAAACGGAGGGGCTGCGCGACATCAACATTTCGCGGACCGGGGAGGACTGGGGCATCCGGATTCCGTTCGACCCGGAGTTCACCATCTACGTCTGGTTCGATGCGCTGCTGACCTACATCACCGGCATCGGGTACGGTGACGACGAAGCGACGTTCCGGAAATACTGGCCGTGCGACACGCACTTCATCGGCAAGGACATCACCCGGTTCCACTGCGCGCTCTGGCCCGCGATGCTCTGGGCGGCCGGCGAGGACGCGCCGAAGAAGGTGTTCAGTCACGGGTTCGTGAACAATAACGGCGAAAAGATGGGGAAAACGCTCGGCAACATCGTTGATCCAGTGGAGATCATCGGAAAGTCGAACGCCGATGCTTACCGGTATTACTTCATGCGGGAATGCCCGTTTCCCGCGGACGGGGACTACAGCGGGCAACGGTTCGAGGAGGTGTACAACTCCGAGCTGGCGAACAACCTCGGCAACCTGTTCTCGCGCGAGATGACGATCACCTTCAAGAACTACGCCGGGGTGTTCGAGGGCACCGCGGGCAAGACGCCCGAACCCGTCGTGCCGGGCCTGGACCTCGCGCTGTTCGTCGGCGAGGTGCGCGAACACGTGGAGGCGTGCCGGTACAACCTCGCGCTCCAGAAGATCGTGCAGGACTTCCTGACGCCGACCAACCAGTACCTCGAAGCCAACGCGCCGTGGAAACTGGTGAAGACCGACAAGGACGCGGCCAAGCGGGTGCTGTTCAACGCGGTGCAGTCGCTCCGCATCGCGAGCATCCTGCTGAAGCCGTTCATCCCCAAGTCGGCGGAGACGATCTACACGAGCTTTAACTTCCCGGTACCGTGGGCGGACGTGAAGTACACTGACGCCGCCGCACTCAAGGCGCAGCCCGAAGACCTCCGCATCACCGCCGAACTGGTGGACGGAAAACCTTCCCCGCTCTTCCCGCGGATCGGCTGA
- a CDS encoding YegP family protein yields the protein MRKLLCSLALCAATGVLIACVSPTAPARPKDKSDEKKDEKKDAKKDVKAVEPGTIEVYQSKDGWRYRVLGADGKPIAIGVQGYAKKEDCLATVEILKATLTKAKVVEIGGK from the coding sequence ATGCGGAAACTGCTGTGCTCGCTCGCCCTCTGCGCCGCCACGGGGGTACTGATCGCGTGCGTCAGCCCGACGGCTCCCGCTCGGCCCAAAGATAAGAGCGACGAAAAGAAGGATGAGAAGAAAGACGCGAAGAAGGACGTGAAAGCCGTCGAGCCGGGCACCATCGAGGTGTACCAGAGCAAGGACGGGTGGCGGTATCGCGTCCTCGGAGCCGATGGCAAGCCCATCGCCATCGGCGTTCAGGGCTACGCAAAGAAAGAGGACTGTCTGGCCACGGTCGAAATTCTGAAAGCCACACTCACCAAGGCGAAAGTCGTCGAGATCGGAGGTAAATAG
- a CDS encoding serpin family protein — MLTLRLRLALMTGLVLAPVACLLPPGSHSPVLPPASEDVEAGREAADGIGAFAAELYGRLADKEGNLVISPYSIDTALAMAAAGALGTTREEMEKVLHLPAGDNLGPAYRTLTASVSRAAPAARSKTELSVANALWVQKGRPLKKDYLALVREDFRAGLFEADFTDPGAACRRINGWAEKETRDRIKDLVPATALNRNTRLVLVNAVYFKAKWAAAFKPENTKPDDFTLTSSKSIRTPFMHQRGEYVLQEEADLQVLRLPHDGEATAMYVLLPRKATGLVALEEKLTPEALARWTASRVKVPMSEVNVWLPKFKFTVPTELTGMLQKMGLTEALTGGANFGGMTDRPEGVFINRVIHKAFVEVDEVGTEAAAATAVVGLAIAAPSPAPARLVKEFRADHPFLFVIKHEATGAVLFIGRVLDPTH; from the coding sequence ATGCTGACCCTACGCCTTCGGCTCGCGCTCATGACGGGCCTGGTTCTGGCGCCGGTCGCCTGTCTCCTCCCGCCCGGCTCCCACAGCCCGGTCCTCCCGCCGGCGAGCGAGGACGTGGAAGCGGGCCGGGAGGCGGCCGACGGCATCGGCGCGTTTGCCGCCGAACTCTATGGGCGACTCGCCGACAAGGAGGGGAACCTTGTCATTTCCCCCTACAGCATCGACACGGCACTCGCGATGGCCGCCGCGGGCGCGCTGGGCACCACCCGCGAGGAGATGGAGAAGGTACTGCACCTCCCGGCCGGCGACAACCTCGGACCGGCGTACCGCACCCTGACGGCCAGCGTCTCCCGCGCGGCGCCCGCCGCGAGGTCCAAAACCGAGTTGTCCGTCGCGAACGCGCTCTGGGTGCAGAAGGGGCGCCCGCTGAAGAAGGACTACCTCGCGCTCGTCCGCGAGGACTTCCGCGCCGGGCTGTTCGAAGCCGACTTCACGGACCCCGGTGCCGCCTGCCGGCGCATCAACGGCTGGGCGGAAAAAGAAACGCGGGACCGCATCAAAGATCTAGTGCCCGCCACGGCCCTCAACCGCAACACGCGGCTCGTCCTCGTAAACGCGGTTTACTTCAAAGCCAAGTGGGCCGCGGCGTTCAAGCCGGAGAACACGAAGCCGGACGATTTCACCCTCACCAGCAGCAAGTCGATCCGGACCCCGTTCATGCACCAGAGGGGCGAATACGTACTACAGGAAGAGGCCGACCTGCAGGTGCTGCGGCTGCCGCACGACGGCGAGGCGACCGCGATGTACGTGCTACTGCCGCGAAAGGCGACCGGTCTGGTCGCGCTGGAAGAGAAGTTGACCCCGGAGGCCCTCGCCCGTTGGACGGCGAGTCGCGTGAAAGTACCGATGAGCGAGGTCAACGTGTGGCTCCCGAAGTTCAAGTTCACCGTGCCGACGGAACTCACGGGGATGTTGCAGAAAATGGGGCTCACCGAAGCGCTCACCGGGGGGGCGAACTTCGGGGGGATGACCGACCGCCCCGAGGGCGTGTTCATCAACCGCGTGATTCACAAGGCGTTCGTGGAGGTGGACGAGGTCGGCACCGAAGCCGCGGCGGCCACCGCGGTCGTGGGGCTGGCCATCGCGGCGCCTAGTCCGGCACCGGCGCGGCTGGTAAAGGAGTTCCGGGCCGACCACCCGTTCCTGTTCGTCATCAAGCACGAAGCGACCGGGGCCGTGCTGTTCATCGGCCGCGTCCTCGATCCGACGCACTGA
- a CDS encoding DJ-1/PfpI family protein has protein sequence MLVGDFVEDYEVMVPFQALQMVGHVVHAVCPGKRAGDRVRTAVHDFEGDQTYSEKPGHNFALNATFEGTDASHYDALVVPGGRAPEYLRLNAAVLDIVRHFFAANKPVAAICHGPQILAAAGVLKGRACSAYPAVGPDIGVCGGTLPDVPIDGAHTDGNLVTAPAWPAHPAWLRAFLTVLGTKIEA, from the coding sequence ATGCTGGTGGGCGACTTCGTCGAAGACTACGAGGTGATGGTGCCGTTCCAGGCCCTTCAGATGGTGGGGCACGTCGTCCACGCAGTGTGCCCCGGCAAGCGGGCGGGCGACCGCGTGCGCACGGCGGTTCATGACTTCGAGGGCGACCAGACGTACTCCGAAAAGCCGGGGCACAACTTCGCCCTCAACGCCACGTTCGAGGGGACCGACGCGAGCCACTACGACGCGCTGGTGGTTCCCGGGGGCCGCGCCCCCGAATACCTCCGCCTGAACGCCGCGGTGCTGGACATCGTGCGCCACTTCTTTGCCGCGAACAAGCCGGTCGCGGCGATCTGCCACGGCCCGCAAATTCTCGCCGCCGCCGGTGTACTGAAGGGGCGGGCGTGCAGCGCGTACCCGGCGGTCGGGCCGGACATTGGGGTGTGCGGTGGGACGCTCCCGGATGTGCCGATCGACGGCGCGCACACCGACGGCAACCTCGTCACCGCGCCGGCCTGGCCGGCGCACCCGGCGTGGCTGCGGGCGTTTTTGACGGTGCTGGGGACGAAGATCGAGGCGTGA
- a CDS encoding SET domain-containing protein, with product MTLTSYRSPKTVVRNSPIVGRGLFANLAISRGEIVCVKGGHLLTRAEFAEHCHVTNDAELQIADDLYLTPITASEFEGVMMFLNHSCEPNVGIQGQIVFVAMRDIVAGEELTLDYATIDHDTEPMTCQCRAKCCRGVVTGRDWQKPELQKKYGGYLAWYLLEKIRSESATIAASGDSPT from the coding sequence GTGACGCTCACTTCATACCGGTCGCCAAAAACGGTCGTGCGCAACAGCCCGATTGTCGGTCGCGGCCTCTTCGCCAACCTGGCGATCTCCAGGGGCGAGATCGTGTGTGTCAAAGGTGGCCACCTGTTAACCCGAGCGGAGTTCGCCGAACACTGCCATGTGACGAACGACGCCGAACTCCAAATCGCCGATGACCTGTACCTGACCCCGATCACCGCGTCCGAGTTCGAAGGCGTGATGATGTTCCTGAACCACTCCTGCGAACCGAACGTGGGGATTCAGGGTCAAATCGTATTTGTCGCCATGCGCGACATCGTCGCGGGCGAAGAGTTGACGCTCGACTACGCAACGATCGACCACGATACGGAACCGATGACCTGCCAGTGCCGGGCCAAGTGCTGTCGCGGGGTCGTCACCGGTCGGGACTGGCAGAAGCCCGAGTTGCAGAAGAAATACGGCGGCTACCTCGCCTGGTACCTGCTGGAGAAAATCCGAAGTGAATCGGCAACGATCGCGGCGAGTGGCGACAGCCCCACGTGA
- a CDS encoding ISAs1 family transposase — MATNPRSLADHFASLPDPRIALKCGHEFLDIILIVVAATIGGADDFVSAAAFARAKEGWFRERRGLRRPNRIPSHDTLNRVFAILAPEPFQECFFGFVKPLSGRLKLKQIPINGTAMRGPSGRRWPATERPASSARGASANGVTLAQVRTDEKSSAITAIAELLALLDVSGARVSIDAMGCQKDIAAQTVQQNGDYLLAVKGNQPRLFEDVQRLADAVLEQGSEGLGTDLQEGTAHGRQEMRFCFVIENVETVGDRELSPRLRSIVGIVSTCVVRGKVSDEVRYYISSRKASAKVFQGGVRTHWSIENSCHWVLDVAFHEDDHRLRKGHAPENMSLVRKFALAMFKEAKANMGIKTKRLRAGWDQAFLEHGLSDFLSK, encoded by the coding sequence ATGGCGACCAACCCGCGATCGCTGGCGGACCACTTTGCATCTCTGCCCGACCCACGGATCGCACTCAAGTGCGGCCACGAGTTCCTGGACATCATTCTGATCGTCGTCGCGGCGACCATCGGCGGAGCCGACGACTTCGTCAGCGCGGCCGCGTTCGCCCGCGCCAAGGAGGGTTGGTTCCGCGAGCGACGCGGTCTCCGACGGCCCAACCGCATTCCCTCGCACGACACCCTGAACCGGGTCTTCGCCATCCTGGCTCCGGAGCCGTTCCAGGAATGCTTCTTCGGGTTCGTCAAGCCCCTGTCGGGTCGTCTGAAACTCAAGCAGATCCCGATCAACGGAACGGCCATGCGGGGGCCAAGCGGAAGACGTTGGCCGGCCACCGAACGGCCCGCATCGTCAGCGCGTGGTGCGTCGGCGAACGGCGTGACCCTGGCCCAGGTGCGGACCGACGAGAAGTCCAGCGCGATCACGGCGATCGCCGAATTGCTGGCGTTGCTCGACGTGTCGGGTGCGCGGGTGAGTATCGACGCGATGGGGTGTCAGAAGGACATCGCCGCGCAGACCGTCCAGCAGAATGGGGACTACTTGCTGGCAGTGAAGGGCAACCAACCGCGCCTGTTCGAGGACGTGCAACGGTTGGCCGACGCGGTCCTGGAACAGGGATCCGAGGGGCTCGGCACCGACCTCCAAGAGGGCACCGCTCACGGGCGTCAGGAGATGCGGTTCTGTTTCGTCATCGAAAATGTGGAAACGGTTGGGGATCGAGAGCTGTCGCCCCGACTGCGGTCGATCGTTGGAATCGTCAGCACCTGTGTGGTTCGAGGCAAGGTGAGCGACGAGGTGCGGTACTACATCAGCTCGCGGAAAGCCTCGGCGAAGGTGTTCCAGGGCGGAGTGCGGACACATTGGTCGATCGAGAACTCGTGTCATTGGGTCCTCGATGTCGCGTTCCACGAGGACGATCATCGACTCCGCAAAGGTCACGCCCCGGAGAACATGTCCCTGGTGCGGAAGTTCGCCCTGGCCATGTTTAAGGAGGCCAAGGCCAACATGGGCATCAAGACCAAGCGACTCCGCGCCGGCTGGGACCAAGCCTTCCTTGAGCACGGTCTCTCCGATTTCCTTAGCAAATGA